A section of the Deltaproteobacteria bacterium genome encodes:
- the nrdG gene encoding anaerobic ribonucleoside-triphosphate reductase activating protein: MKSSSVQLVFQEVPNEISLAFQIVGCPLRCLGCHSSDLWSSPFGMQLNVESLAAEIRKYSNYVSCVLYLGGEWEADELIQQLEQIKSCGLKTALYTGLDLAQVSPEILKRLDYIKYGPYDAVLGPLSSPKTNQRIVNLKTNENLNRYFIQGGSHDSIGY; the protein is encoded by the coding sequence GTGAAATCCAGCAGCGTCCAATTGGTTTTCCAAGAAGTTCCGAATGAGATCTCACTCGCGTTTCAAATCGTGGGGTGTCCGCTTCGCTGCCTAGGGTGTCACTCGAGTGACTTGTGGAGTTCACCTTTCGGTATGCAGCTGAATGTCGAGTCACTAGCGGCGGAGATTAGAAAATATAGTAACTATGTTTCTTGTGTTCTTTACCTTGGCGGCGAGTGGGAAGCGGACGAGCTAATTCAGCAGCTGGAGCAGATTAAATCTTGCGGCTTGAAAACGGCGCTCTATACCGGGTTGGACCTTGCGCAAGTGAGCCCGGAAATTCTTAAGAGGCTCGACTACATCAAGTACGGACCTTACGACGCAGTACTTGGGCCCTTGAGCTCACCAAAGACGAATCAAAGAATAGTTAATTTAAAAACCAATGAGAATCTAAACCGATATTTCATTCAAGGAGGAAGCCATGATTCGATTGGATACTAA
- the nrdD gene encoding anaerobic ribonucleoside-triphosphate reductase, with amino-acid sequence MIRLDTKQVNEKLEFIDLYRQAGNAADGSKMDANANVTSKNIATLEAEINKDINIQINRAMVSRKIAELFSPELAKEYVRQIENHEIYVHDETSLKPYCVSVSMYPLLIDGLTKLGGESKAPKHLGSFCGTFINFVFAISSQFAGAVATVEFLTYFDHFARKQFGPDYLKKHSEEVSTFLQQVVYSVNQPAAARGYQSVFWNISIYDRYYFEALFENFVFPDGDLPNWQSVDDLQKFFLTWFNDERKKSILTFPVVTVAMLTDSQGPRDQDYLRTCSSELAKGNSFFMYLSESADSLASCCRLRSEVSSKEFSYTLGAGGVATGSINVITINFNRLIQDRRDLTMEISKIQNYQIAYRKLMEEFKSAGLLTVYDAGFISLDKQYLTIGINGMVEAAEFMGFEISNNEAYLDFVSGQLKTIYDLNRSRSKETGYKFNTEFVPAENLGVKNASWDRKDGYEVPRDCYNSYFYRVEDFEINPLEKFELHGEKMIQFLDGGSALHLNLNESLTEKQYEKIIQLASATGCNYFCTNVKTTICNDCEHIDKRTTQSCSRCGSKNIDYATRVIGYLKRVTAFGSGRRKEHDRRAYQVVPNHAPLSARSRSVAGDAHERT; translated from the coding sequence ATGATTCGATTGGATACTAAACAGGTAAATGAAAAACTGGAATTCATTGATCTCTATCGCCAGGCGGGAAACGCGGCCGATGGATCGAAGATGGACGCAAATGCGAATGTCACGTCAAAGAACATCGCAACACTTGAAGCCGAAATAAACAAAGACATCAATATTCAAATCAACCGGGCGATGGTGTCTCGAAAAATTGCAGAACTTTTTTCGCCTGAACTTGCGAAAGAATACGTTCGCCAAATAGAAAATCACGAAATTTACGTGCACGATGAAACCTCGTTGAAGCCGTACTGTGTCTCGGTGAGCATGTATCCGCTGCTCATAGATGGTTTAACGAAGCTTGGCGGAGAATCGAAGGCACCCAAACATCTTGGGTCATTTTGCGGAACGTTCATTAACTTCGTCTTTGCGATCAGCTCCCAGTTTGCGGGGGCCGTCGCCACAGTGGAATTTCTGACCTACTTCGATCATTTCGCAAGAAAGCAATTTGGACCGGACTACTTAAAAAAGCACTCAGAAGAAGTGTCGACCTTTCTTCAGCAGGTCGTCTATTCCGTCAATCAACCGGCTGCGGCGCGCGGTTATCAGTCAGTTTTCTGGAACATCTCGATTTATGATCGGTATTATTTCGAGGCCTTGTTCGAAAACTTTGTTTTCCCGGACGGCGATTTGCCTAACTGGCAATCTGTAGATGATTTGCAAAAGTTCTTCTTAACATGGTTCAACGACGAGCGAAAAAAGTCGATCCTCACATTCCCGGTCGTAACTGTTGCTATGCTAACTGATAGTCAGGGGCCGCGCGATCAGGACTACCTTCGAACGTGTTCGAGCGAACTTGCAAAGGGGAATTCGTTTTTCATGTATCTGTCGGAAAGCGCCGACAGTTTGGCAAGTTGCTGTCGACTTCGCAGCGAGGTGTCTTCGAAAGAGTTTTCCTACACACTTGGCGCCGGCGGCGTCGCGACCGGAAGTATCAACGTGATCACCATCAACTTCAATCGGCTGATACAAGATCGGCGCGATTTGACGATGGAAATTTCGAAAATTCAAAACTATCAGATCGCCTACAGAAAGCTGATGGAAGAATTCAAAAGTGCGGGTTTGCTAACAGTTTACGATGCCGGCTTTATTTCGCTTGATAAGCAGTATCTGACCATCGGCATCAATGGAATGGTCGAGGCCGCGGAATTCATGGGATTTGAAATATCTAATAACGAAGCGTATCTAGATTTCGTTTCTGGTCAGCTAAAAACGATCTACGATTTGAATCGCAGTCGCAGTAAAGAAACTGGTTACAAGTTCAACACGGAATTCGTCCCTGCTGAAAACCTGGGAGTGAAAAATGCTTCGTGGGATCGCAAAGACGGCTATGAGGTCCCGAGGGACTGCTATAATTCCTATTTCTACCGAGTCGAAGATTTCGAAATCAATCCCTTGGAAAAGTTTGAGCTACACGGGGAAAAGATGATCCAGTTTCTGGATGGCGGATCAGCGCTTCACCTTAATTTAAATGAATCATTGACGGAAAAGCAGTACGAGAAAATCATTCAGCTCGCGTCAGCCACGGGCTGTAATTACTTTTGCACCAACGTGAAGACGACGATCTGTAATGACTGCGAACACATCGACAAGCGCACAACACAGTCGTGCAGCCGGTGTGGTTCGAAAAACATCGACTATGCGACGCGCGTGATTGGCTATCTGAAGCGCGTGACGGCCTTTGGTTCGGGTAGAAGAAAAGAACATGATCGTCGCGCCTATCAAGTTGTTCCGAACCACGCGCCACTTAGCGCTAGGTCGAGATCGGTAGCCGGTGATGCACATGAGCGGACTTAA